cactctTACCCCAGTTTTatacgtgggtttacctatactactacaatggctagctttgATGAACAattacaaatataaatatatatagaaggtgtatttgcatatggagtaagattctgattatacgcgagcgcaaatttataacacatgcaaattggggttcatttggtattaacaagttcttcagtacagtaactcgatgttgataattccttaataatttccttcgttgatcttaTTATTcacacatattcacgttggaatgtaatacttttccgtttactattttttaaagcataggcagccgtggcagtgtcccgagctctgcaatacaatgtgcataaccaatgttaaagttgctaaaacttacattatagactcattaaacataaaaataataattgtattgatatcaacacaattttattttatcgattttcatgacatgaaacgctgcTCAggtataacattttattgaatggtttttatagctgtttcgatgatgttgtctggcatcagtgtcgaaaaaaaacgaagctttcacaaatacaaacaaaaccattgcggaaaattgaaaaatgaaaatttaactatcagagcactagctcgagttttccgacgtttttcactatacagtgcgacagcagatgaaaagttagtatcttgtgagtaatcgattagagtttggttgatattacttgatgggaagtgtgtgaaaacgatcattttcttcacactgttttgcaaaattattgattttcgggcgaggggagAGGGAggaagatgaaagaaatgagcgccattgtggcagccatttgtggttagcttccaccttcaccttaaacgtTATTTACATTGTGCAGATCCGTTGTGATTTTGTAATGATTTTACGACGGAGTAAGAGAACGAGCTTGGATATTATATTCTCGCTATGGAACAACGGTTCTACGGTGTTACGACTTGAAAAATCCGGAAGCTAGCGTATGAATTGGCCGAAAggaattatataaaaaaaaacccgaaagAAATGatacaaatacccgaatgcgacagctacccgaatgtaacatctacttgaactgtaacttacccgaatgcaacaattacccgaatgtaacagttacccgaatgtaacatttacccgagtgcgacagttaccctaatgtaacaattacccgaatgtaacatctaccagAATGCGAGACTTACccgaaagaaggatatattcgaataatatgcaaattttattattaggaagaatttgtatatttatttctgatgaGATAAGATCATAGTTGCTCATTTCCACCCAAAAAGGTTTgtatttttcgtgggtagtgcaatttgagaaatagCGGCGTTggataaaatccttttcaaaataataaaaagtggaaaaatgcaGTTTTACAACGCTCGCTAACTCTCGGTCGAACCTAACTAAAGGTtcatctcctatgtttcaaacaaaccgggcaatcggtggaacacaggtttgcttgcgagaagcCGTCGCTTCCGACAGCAGGTCGGTGACccactcggattgcgtcacctcggcggcttcgtgtcgcctcggttccttatcctcgttaaatggaaacttcgcccccattatgtTGACcttagaataaatttcatcacgaaataataaattcatgatcaaaactgcgctgcggtggtaaatacgtaagtaccattttttcttatctactcatttcacattttcatttaaatttttttatattaaagttacctgcttaattttcggaatattccataacccatgctcatttctgaatgatcacTTGGCCTTCaacggcatgtcaattgtgtctacactaatttctaaaaatgacacaagtcTCTAACATCTTTctcgaatttcttcattacaAATCTCAAATCTCAAATCTtcctttgtttgtttctttgtttttaagaggctttaaactttgcagttcattcgcctccatctTCCTTTGTAACTTCGTAACAAGAGATTTGACAAAattcataatctgatttgtcgaaatttttgctttttcattcgggtaaatattcctttcgggtaaatgttgcattcgggtaaatgttcattcgggtatttgtcgtattcgggtatatgtccattcgggtacactttgatcacattgtttttttttttttgtacaagcAAACTGAATGAAATCCAATGAAAATATACGTGTTAgttgcaaaatagaataaattttcgttttatGAACTTGTTACGTTATTTTTAGCGAAAACATGCTTAAATGATTGAATCAACTAACATGGTCATAATGCCCGGAGTAGTGCTTTCGATCGACggaaatggaacaaattttcaaagGTGTAGATTTTCCACATAAAGCTTTCTTAAAGCATATTCAAACCACCATATTGCCCCTACCTTCCCTATTAGTGATGCCGTTTTCAGAGAGATATTTCGTCTGAGAGATTGATACAAATATGCATGTTAAGCCTGTATTTAATATTTTCGCCATCACTGTATATTAAAAtgtgtttaatatttttttttcaaaacatgctCACCGTGAGTTAAACATAAATATATGTGTACAGGAATGTATCCGACTCTGTAACAactaaaaatgctaatgagtctaaATCAAATAAACGAAAGAGATAAAAAAGTGCTTTGTCATCCAGTGAAGAAATCCTGAGGGATCTCGaggtcataatttcatatatttcattttatATGTTCCTAAGAATCAATTGTAACCAACACGCGTACACAGATACTTCAAGCGCTCCTCAACATCTGTGATCACTTTCCTCTAGCCTCTAGCTTGGGTCGAATAACTCAATCAAGCAGAAGTAAAACCATCGACTAAAATCAACAGTTCACTGAAGCATTTAACCTTACTAAATGATAACGATACAAACTAATCCAAACATGCAAAATAGTATTGATTACTTTGGGGTTTATTAAGATATACTGTTTTCAACGCTAGCTGGAATCCCTCCGTTCTCTGTGGTTTATTGCTATGATCCTTCGCTTTGATTACTCATAATTTTGTTCGAAGAGCAAAACATGACGTAACAACATTCACTCATTcacttttttaaataaatatagCCACCAAGAAAATTATGATAATGCCCGGGTTCAAATGTATCTGCTAAATCAATTTAGTTTGTGTTTTTCATTATTGAAGCATGAGAAGAATTAGATCGTACAACCTTCTTTCAGGTGCATAGTTTCCCGTCACACACACATTTTATCGCACTTATTCTCAAAATATcctaattaatttaaaaattgattctCCCTCCAACAGTTGACGCGTATTGATTTGGGAAAAGCTTTTTAGTTTCACTTATTTAAATTtggttgttttgagaaaaaaaataattgattctaTTCATCTTCTCGCTGTTGTCCTAATTCGGTTTATTTGTTACAATGAAATTGAATGTTTGCAGTCGTCAACAAAAAGtgagtgtttttttcgtttaaaGTAGTCTagcatttatatatatttttttatattatatatctaTGTTTTTTTACACTTTCAACCAACGATTTGCAAGGTTTAAATGGGTCTCACATTGTTTATTATACATAATTTACTACAATTGTTTATCCTGTTTCCTCATATGGTTATTACTAACTTTTTCCCCGTTCTCCCGCTTGATCATGCCTTTATTATATAGTGTGCTCCTGACGCTATGCTGAACTTCATGTTTCACTATGTCCTCGTCTTAGTAAGCACTTAGGCAAGCATAGCTTACTTTACCTGGGTCCTTAAGTGCTGTAAAAATTCGTAATAGGACAGCGAACTCTGATTCCTATCGTCGACGAACTTTTCCACGAACAACGACCGGAATTGGCTCGTATCCCTGCGAATGCGAAGGAAAAAAAGCATAACGAATAAATATCGTTATCTACAAGAGCATTGGTACAGTACCTGATAACCTGTATGTAAGTAGAGTACGGCTTCTCCTCGTTGATACTGTCGATAAATGCAAACAGTGCCTCGCTTGCGGCCGTCTCCCGACTTGGGAGATCAATGCAGAAATCGGGAATCTCCGGAACGGAGTTCACTCCTGCAAATATATAGAATGATTCTAATTTTTAAAGTGCCTCGAAGGGTCAATGCTTACCTATAATGTCACTCAAGATCGCTGGTGCCACATTCGATCCAACGTAGATGAACATCTCGGGGCCACAGTCCAGCAAAAACATAGATCGTGAATCGAACCTGAATGAGAAGCGGCTTTTTAGTCATTGTGATTTCTTTACATGTAGTTTATCAACAAGATAACGAAATAAATGTAGTAAAGACATGTAGACCTACAAAATGCATTTTCACCCCCTTTCAGAGACGAAGAAGATGTGAAATAGCATTTGCGAGTAGCAACGCTATATTTATCAccaaattcgtttatttgtactgACTCAGATACAACAGTTTCAAAGATCCAAATAAGttttagcatataaacaattataCTTAGCATTAAACAGATGGGAGATACGAAACTAGATAACTTTCAAGAGAAGACATTTAAACAAGCTCAAATTAACCAACACATCTCATACTCGGGCATATCGATCTTGCAAAACCAAACAGCCTGCTCGATATCGATATCGTGACCACAAAGGCTTACATTGGCTATCCACACGGATGCCAAAAGGGATCTGATTTTGCTTATCGGTTGCACATGGTTTTTCAAGCAAGCCAACCGGGCATCGTCGAAGATACTTGTAGTGGAACTTTAGGAGTGATCACACCGCTGCGCACCTTTGACTTCAGACATGTCATGAGCTTGAGGACAAAAAGTCGCACGAGTAGCCTTAAACTTCAACTCCATCACTTCAACTCCATCACTCGTAATGGATTCGCACTTCGGGCTCAATTTCTACTACGTGAGAGAGGATGTAAATGCGATACTCCAAAGTAAATcactgatcgacaacaatctcgtttggtTGTTTCCGGTCAGCCACGATAACTCGCAGATTGTCTGGTCTGGTCTGACTAAAAAGATCGCAATCTGTTAGATACTAAGACTACCGATGAATATTCATTCTTCCAAACAAAATGATGTTCTCTatgtaactctgagttgaccaatcGGTCGCTATATAAAATCTAGGTCCAAAAATTGAGTTACTCTTTTCACTCGTTTCGCGTACAAATCGCAGCAAGAATTTACTCCAAGAGCAGTGTAGTTACGAGTACAAATTTGTGGCAACACTGAGATTATTTTGAGTGATAAATTTATAACAAGTCAAGTTCGTCAAGCAGCCGTATCCTGAAAGCCGAATCGCTCCACAAGAAAATCTATGCTACAGGAagcacaacaacaacaatcataCTAAGATTCCAAAATTGGCTAAGCGAAGACACAATGAACGAACGATCTTCGAAATCTAAACATTTGATTTACCAACGTGGGCAGCTCTAAACTGATAGATGACAGTCAAAGCATAGCAAGATTATGTATAAGAATCATCAAACAAACGGGTAATTTTAGGCTTgagtcatatttttttctgcgcggtttttttgtgcgatttttttttgttgatttgttgttcttaagctgtatgggatttttttttatctgtattatagtgactttcaactcattcggctggttcgtcacttttacttccatttttggaagaatgtcgggagtgagaattgaactcgtgacctttagcgtgagaggaatggatgttaccactacgccagatcgcctccacaatttTGTATGGGATTATGGAATCCATAGGAAATCCCTTTGGCGactgaaaaacaataaatcgCGCTCACGTAGTTGTCGGGATGGTACATAGAACGATACATTATACAATAAAGATGGGCAGTCAAGATTTCCATTTAACAGATCAaacgcaaatatttttttagggtTAGCAAGCTTAGAAGCTAGCGATTCTAACGCAGTCAGTCTGCAGCGGCTCGAGTAGTCTGGGAGATGGTCTGGATATGTCCAAGGGAGATTTCGGAGAGCATATCGAATGAAACTAAGCTGCACTCTCTTCATCCATATGATTGTCGTGCTGTGAAACGGAGACCACACGCAGACAGCATACTCCAAAATGCTACGTAACAAGAAGCAGTATAGCGATTTGATTGCGTAAACCGCCACTAAAACTCCGCCCCACGCTGACGATTGCTAGTGGCAGAGCTGCGGTCACATCGATATATGGCGTAGCATGAAGTAAGCTCTGAGCTGGAGATATCTGGACGTAACTATGTTTccgtttttctatttttcactGCTCTATCATATTCACTCCAGTCAGCTATCAACCTTCTTCATATTGTGAAgctttcatcaatccatctcTATCCGGAATTTGGAGCTTGATGGTGAGGCGATTGAATTTATGTAAAATGATCTGTTTCTAACGAAACCTTGCGGCAGTGTCTATTATATAcacgcaggatttctcttcccaacgaagTGTAGATTAGCCAGTACCAAATCGCGTAATAAAATCTTGTGAAAAAATGACGTGAAAAAGTCGCGTGAAAAAAGAATCTTGTGTAATAGAAAACGTGAACACTCGGAAGGAAGATGCTCTCTCATAATTTCATGACAATCCACAATCATAATCTCAATAAaaacatatttgttttttattagtttttgaaattttactcACTTTTCAGCAGACAGCTGCAACCGTGGAGGCTCCACCAGATGAGCTTCTCCATCCGTTGTCTCCCGAGAAGCACTGAGGAACAGCTCATCGAGCACATAAAAGTCCGGATAAATGTATCTTATCAGCTGGTCCAGCGGCATGGTCTTCATTTCACTCATGGCGAACACTCGGTCATCCAAACGGGTACTGGTTCCAACCCTGAAGGCAGTctataaaaaaacacaacatACCGCAttcaacgaaaacaaaatcaggAATTCGCTGCAATCAAACACACTCACATGCTTCAACATCGCTAGAATATACAGTGGTAGTAATGCGAGATTCTCTGGCGCTACGATGGTTCCGGAATTCTGGGGCAAATTTTGCGCAATCTTGAATGCGCTGAAAATATCAACAGTCGCATTGATGAAGGCATCTCTGGCGTCGGACAAACTAGAGCTCAGTGATCGATCAACGGCCATTTTGCTCAACAGCCCAACAATACACTGCGCATCGGCCGAATACATCACTTCCGAAAGGCTGGACGTGACCGGTATGCAAAGTGTGTGGACACGAATTCTTCGCTCAGCTTTGCTGCTGGTGTATAACAACGCCGCTTGGAAACATACCGTTTTGCACTCAGCCAAGCTTTCTTCATAGGTTAGCTGTTATTGTGGAGAATTGTTCGTTATtcaagtatcaaatgaaatccaaTAGACGCAAAATAAACTTACCTGCATTCCGAATCCAGCGTCTGGATTGACGTTAGGCAGCGAAAGAAGATCCGTTGATCGGACGAAGAAGTTACCATGGAATGTGTGAATTGCCAGCCCTCGAGTACATCTCACTCGCATGACAGCCTCAAAGCCAATTTTACGCGTGAGATACCGCTCGAAACATTTCTGTAAAGATTTCACTAACTGGGGCTTCGCTGCACTGAACAGTGGGATGTGTTGCATGCACCCACCACTGAATTTACTGATTCCAGCTAGAAAGAGAGTTTGGTCGTTCAAGTCTGCATGATACAGAAACAAACGGTTTCTTACAAATTGTTGCGAGATCACAGTATTGGCTATTTAGTAAGAACAGGTCAACAGCAATCTGTTGGGCGGAGCAATCAAGCGCCAGGCGCTTGTAGAAATCAGTCGCTGGCCCAAGGTGGGCCACATCTTTAGAAGAACGATTGTTCGGATCCTCCCTGAAATATAGTTGAAACGTTAAAAATCTAAATGTTTCGAAGTAAGCCATACACACACACCTTGACTGCAATGCACCTGGTCCGTAATTTGGTAGACAGCACTGAAACACTGTGACTCGACCACCGGAAGCACTCTGAAACACAATGTATGTGATGAACAACAGTTGAAAGTATCAAATGTTGAACCGCGTTCTTACCATTAACTTGAAAGCCACCTGCAAAGCGGCACCGAGAGCGCTGTGTGTGTCATGCGTGTGTTCGAAACGTTTCGGAAGTTGCGTCAATAGATCTTTTATCAATTCCTTGCATTCCTTCAGATTTACCAGTAAATTGTCCGGATATGGTAGGAATACATCTGGAATGCAAAGTATATGAACACGAGTGCAAAAAAAGATCATCCCATAACCAACCTTCAACATCCAGCACAGTAACTTCATGTGGTTGACTGTATCCCTCAGCGATGTTGTAGAAATGAATCGCGCTGTTGTACGCTATGAAGCCTACCTGAGTTCGTGCATCACCCGGTAAACTTTCCAAATGATCGACGAGCGTGTTGCAAACGGTATGCAAATAACCAGTTTGTTGTGCTATAGATGAGACATCCAGCAGGAATAGATAAATCGCCGGCTGGGGAGGTCTCAGCTAAACAAACCACAACGAAGATAAGTTAGTTAAACGGAAGATGCaacaaaataaacgaaaagctTACCATATATTCCGAAGGAGCAATGAACTCTATCGTACTGGATTTGATCTCAGGTCGTCGGGTTGGATCTCCATATGTTTTCGTCACTGGGTCGAACTGGAATTCCTCGGGTACTGCAAGTAAGCATAAGAATGGATTTGAAAAACTTGATAAAAGCAATTATAGTATTATTCTGTACAAATATACACGAGGTAGACAAAACACATGACATATAAAACAACATTTGATCTATGAtttgatttattgaaaatatggtTTTCATTGAGTTGAGCATATTGAAAGTAATTTGAAAATGGTTGATGACTAAACTAACAAGTTCTGACCTGAGTCGtgataataataaatatttattttataggcTCGGTAGGCCTATAACAACTACAGCTGACTTGAATGGATCATATGTAGGCTTCCTATATCTTATCGTTTGACGACGTGAGGACATAATAAGTACaagttatacttatgacagacatacagctgtactagcgttgtacttcggaaattgtatgtctgtcaccatgtacagcgctagaaccatgcaagcaactcggtacaatcgctgtacctgtaccgacctattttaccgctgtacatggctacagttgtactgcgcgcagcgccatagacggttagtggtgagtagcatgaacaaaccgaatcaaaacacttggtatacattcttttcattgactttctcttgagttaataactcagattggaaacatatttgttgtgtttgatagtttagacgctaaataaaaacctttttcattgaaatattggtgaaaatacattgcaaatttctgattgtcagtttgacatgtgGTACagtgtacaaccaaagtatgtccgTCATGGTACGAGAGTACCTGcacaacgctgtactcttacagcgcaagtacagctgtatgtctgtccctggtattagatTAGATGAAGAAAAGAAACGAGCGTTTTCTGAGGAGCAAGAACTGCTTCAAAACGCTGTGGTAGTCTTTCCACGAATCGTTGACTTCTTTGATTAGGAATATTGTACCATTCTGTTTGGGCAACCTAAATATCGGTcatatttttgtttcttttcatATTAATATGATCAACGTGTGTAAAAGATGACTAATACGCAAACTCGGTTGATGCGAAGGAATCAACCTTGCGAATCTGGATTGGCACTTTACAGGGTTGAAGTAAGAAAAAAGTGTTATTCCTTTCAACAATTTGAactgactgccttcgcactaatttcGTACGGAACGAGCAACGAACGGGAGCTGATCAATCTATCAAATATCAACTAAGCAAgaggatcaacgagtacaagatcttcacgaactccgagcgcaaattatacaactATTTCTGCGGACGTTGGAAAacttgaatctgaagaactctcgtcagtcgatTCAATAGGAAGTTTCGGACTTAAATCGTACGACACGATTCCAAAGACTACTTGCTTTATTCAGAAAACCTTGGgcttttatacaattttttgtatCCTAATTCTAgcctaaatttaaatttaacgtgtgaaagaaagagaaaactaTAAACGTTATTGTTCCTTTGCATATAAGTCCTTTACCTATCGCTTATCTGTGATTCAACACATACAACTCCTGGCTAAAGCTTATCTTTCACTTATACTGCATTCTAAGGGCAACGGAACCTAGCGCGATAAGAAATGTGTGCGATCCTTGGTCCCTTTCCTTTCCGTTATTCTATTGCATTGggttttattgcacccgctACCGATAGGTGAGATTGTTATTTTAGGATCGTACACACGGTTCGCTATTATCGTATGTTTTCCTTCTGTCCTTCTCTCGATCGTttctttcgatttcttacaACGTGGTTTTCCACAAAGTCTCAGATTACAACTTAATTTACAACTTTGAGGTGGCTGAGATTAAACATCAAAATGTTGATCTAATAGATATCGCTTCACAAGTTTAGCAGTATGTCTATCTCAAcgatagatttttttcaattccataTGTTCCTGAAAAATGTGTTTTAGATATTTTGGTCGAGACCAAGGGATTGAGCCTCGCAAACCGCTTTCATTCTGATTACCCTTTCTGATTGTTTCATGATCCTTAGCAATGTCATCACGAATTTCTGCAGAACTTATAAATCGATTAATTATGACAATCTGTATGTAATGGTCTGCCATTGTTATCTTTCTTGGCCAAACCGCGGGATACGAATTGAAGTGTTCGATTGTTTTTGCTTCTACAAATTATGGCAATATGTTAGTTCTGTACCGGAGTGTAACGTCAAGGtttcgaaaacaagagcgttacgtttggagTGCAAAGTTTTGAACGGTAATACCTCTTTGCAGGCTGAATGTagaggtatgataatcactttattcgaaagataaaaaggcctagagttatatgcttgttacttattgacccgAAGACaatttatgcataaaaattgatttgaaaacaggctactgatatctcaaaataatgtatATAAACGGGTGCCCGCTCAGAAATCTACTCAGTTATGATTCAAaaccggttcccggaataaatcgccacagaaaacgactacaacagaaacaaccactcagaaaaagtgtagtaggctagaaatattgtggcgcggtattgtatttcgaaacaaaaaataaccgggcaaacgtaaagcaccaggcaaacgtatgccgtccga
The Toxorhynchites rutilus septentrionalis strain SRP chromosome 2, ASM2978413v1, whole genome shotgun sequence genome window above contains:
- the LOC129765263 gene encoding protein transport protein Sec24A-like isoform X1, which translates into the protein MMPNPSQYYGMPNGHPSSANGLQQQIQQYQSYPPSSQQQQVMLAQQQYPVKNAINNGPPNAAAAAVATSVSQPHGVHTAPPLQNGPSMVQNPQVNTNLPQQQPHNRITNLIYNGNSAVSSRTSSPLPVNNSIPASQMPPSVSSRSNIYPAPSSQSQQLGMPVVSSNSLSANNNGTGGNNTNFVNTPPKTASGLSTPLNSSTPNLSQPSLNGPVSNLTTSMQQLNVNRPPSAQQQINGAGIPQNPVPYGGYRSQTTQLPPTKQSNVQQTFSMPPTSAYGQPPLHSNQYGQPLNGNHLPNNSVPSQSQQQSVSYPNISAQSVAGSTTASAVTPVMSATPALNKRPLYPAQTMPPAPTYQAPGYNPNQQAPYQAQQYQPLYQQSHQQQNHHQHPQQQHPPSANLQQQHPDPQYSVLRSGFNKLWGNNTVDLLQNRHILPTEKVRPPTIHLNQPFHEATNCNPDIFRCTLTKIPETNQLLQKSRLPLGVLIHPFRDLNNLPVISCNTIVRCRVCRTYINPFVFFVDSKKWKCNLCYRVNELPEEFQFDPVTKTYGDPTRRPEIKSSTIEFIAPSEYMLRPPQPAIYLFLLDVSSIAQQTGYLHTVCNTLVDHLESLPGDARTQVGFIAYNSAIHFYNIAEGYSQPHEVTVLDVEDVFLPYPDNLLVNLKECKELIKDLLTQLPKRFEHTHDTHSALGAALQVAFKLMSASGGRVTVFQCCLPNYGPGALQSREDPNNRSSKDVAHLGPATDFYKRLALDCSAQQIAVDLFLLNSQYCDLATISGISKFSGGCMQHIPLFSAAKPQLVKSLQKCFERYLTRKIGFEAVMRVRCTRGLAIHTFHGNFFVRSTDLLSLPNVNPDAGFGMQLTYEESLAECKTVCFQAALLYTSSKAERRIRVHTLCIPVTSSLSEVMYSADAQCIVGLLSKMAVDRSLSSSLSDARDAFINATVDIFSAFKIAQNLPQNSGTIVAPENLALLPLYILAMLKHTAFRVGTSTRLDDRVFAMSEMKTMPLDQLIRYIYPDFYVLDELFLSASRETTDGEAHLVEPPRLQLSAEKFDSRSMFLLDCGPEMFIYVGSNVAPAILSDIIGVNSVPEIPDFCIDLPSRETAASEALFAFIDSINEEKPYSTYIQVIRDTSQFRSLFVEKFVDDRNQSSLSYYEFLQHLRTQVK
- the LOC129765263 gene encoding protein transport protein Sec24A-like isoform X2, producing MMPNPSQYYGMPNGHPSSANGLQQQIQQYQSYPPSSQQQQVMLAQQQYPVKNAINNGPPNAAAAAVATSVSQPHGVHTAPPLQNGPSMVQNPQVNTNLPQQQPHNRITNLIYNGNSAVSSRTSSPLPVNNSIPASQMPPSVSSRSNIYPAPSSQSQQLGMPVTASGLSTPLNSSTPNLSQPSLNGPVSNLTTSMQQLNVNRPPSAQQQINGAGIPQNPVPYGGYRSQTTQLPPTKQSNVQQTFSMPPTSAYGQPPLHSNQYGQPLNGNHLPNNSVPSQSQQQSVSYPNISAQSVAGSTTASAVTPVMSATPALNKRPLYPAQTMPPAPTYQAPGYNPNQQAPYQAQQYQPLYQQSHQQQNHHQHPQQQHPPSANLQQQHPDPQYSVLRSGFNKLWGNNTVDLLQNRHILPTEKVRPPTIHLNQPFHEATNCNPDIFRCTLTKIPETNQLLQKSRLPLGVLIHPFRDLNNLPVISCNTIVRCRVCRTYINPFVFFVDSKKWKCNLCYRVNELPEEFQFDPVTKTYGDPTRRPEIKSSTIEFIAPSEYMLRPPQPAIYLFLLDVSSIAQQTGYLHTVCNTLVDHLESLPGDARTQVGFIAYNSAIHFYNIAEGYSQPHEVTVLDVEDVFLPYPDNLLVNLKECKELIKDLLTQLPKRFEHTHDTHSALGAALQVAFKLMSASGGRVTVFQCCLPNYGPGALQSREDPNNRSSKDVAHLGPATDFYKRLALDCSAQQIAVDLFLLNSQYCDLATISGISKFSGGCMQHIPLFSAAKPQLVKSLQKCFERYLTRKIGFEAVMRVRCTRGLAIHTFHGNFFVRSTDLLSLPNVNPDAGFGMQLTYEESLAECKTVCFQAALLYTSSKAERRIRVHTLCIPVTSSLSEVMYSADAQCIVGLLSKMAVDRSLSSSLSDARDAFINATVDIFSAFKIAQNLPQNSGTIVAPENLALLPLYILAMLKHTAFRVGTSTRLDDRVFAMSEMKTMPLDQLIRYIYPDFYVLDELFLSASRETTDGEAHLVEPPRLQLSAEKFDSRSMFLLDCGPEMFIYVGSNVAPAILSDIIGVNSVPEIPDFCIDLPSRETAASEALFAFIDSINEEKPYSTYIQVIRDTSQFRSLFVEKFVDDRNQSSLSYYEFLQHLRTQVK